The following coding sequences lie in one Cucurbita pepo subsp. pepo cultivar mu-cu-16 chromosome LG13, ASM280686v2, whole genome shotgun sequence genomic window:
- the LOC111808666 gene encoding uncharacterized protein LOC111808666, which produces MKLTHSELERMLLLKLTQQVASEGICEASMASQIEPPNIRRCQRSVVSSTLRISGLNSDGKAGGPAFVGQVFSMCDLSGTGLMAVSTHFDIPFISKRTPEWLKMFSTFTKSERNGPMFRFFTDLGDAVTYVKRLNIPSAVVGACRLDLAYEHFKEKPHLFQFIPNEKQVKAANKLLKCLSQNGGIKKIDGVPVFGAHNLNIAIATNDGIKCRFKK; this is translated from the exons ATGAAGCTCACCCACTCAGAGCTAGAAAGAATGTTGCTACTGAAGTTAACACAGCAGGTCGCATCAGAAGGAATTTGTGAAGCTTCCATGGCCTCTCAGATTGAACCTCCTAAT ATCCGCCGCTGTCAACGGTCTGTCGTCTCATCCACACTCAGGATTTCAGGGCTCAATTCGGATGGAAAAGCCGGCGGCCCCGCATTTGTAGGCCAGGTCTTCAGCATGTGCGACCTTTCTGGGACTGGTCTTATGGCCGTCTCGACCCACTTCGACATTCCATTCATTTCTAAAAG AACACCAGAGTGGCTTAAGATGTTCTCGACCTTTACTAAGAGTGAAAGAAATGGCCCCATGTTCCGCTTCTTTACTGATTTAGGCGATGCAG TTACATATGTTAAGCGATTGAATATTCCAAGTGCTGTGGTGGGGGCATGTCGTCTTGATTTAGCATATGAGCATTTCAAG GAAAAACCTCATCTATTTCAGTTCATTCCAAATGAGAAGCAA GTTAAAGCAGCAAACAAGCTTCTTAAATGCCTGTCTCAAAATGGTGGAATCAAAAAGATTGATGGCGTTCCTGTTTTCGGTGCCCATAACTTGAATATTGCAATAGCAACTAATGATGGGATAAAGTG TAGGTTCAAGAAGTGA
- the LOC111808667 gene encoding uncharacterized protein LOC111808667 has protein sequence MDEMGNPGIPLSVISKVAEMQLLYTVDKVILGNRWLRKAVGIQPKFPCMVDSFERRSATSLLRISESAKQAEELQCYSSSALNIQDNREANQETKQQSFNPFRNLWSKQRQRDDIRHEYMNQNVQASPFLPKITMVGVSTGESGDTSKANLKKTMEDLTRELENIDQGNPTSPNEYEFDNEERDPLFVANVSHFCSGSARWDHR, from the exons ATGGATGAGATGGGCAATCCTGGAATACCCTTGAGTGTCATCTCTAAGGTTGCTGAAATGCAGCTTCTTTATACCGTCGATAAAGTAATTCTTGGAAATAGATGGTTGCGTAAAGCTGTCGGTATTCAGCCCAAGTTCCCTTGCATGGTCGACTCATTCGAGAGACG GAGTGCAACTTCTCTCCTAAGAATCTCAGAGTCTGCTAAGCAGGCCGAAGAACTTCAGTGTTATAGCTCATCAGCCCTCAACATTCAAGATAATAGGGAAGCCAATCAAGAAACTAAGCAACAATCCTTCAATCCTTTTAGAAATTTGTGGTCAAAACAACGCCAAAGAGATGACATTCGTCACGAATATATGAATCAAAACGTGCAGGCAAGTCCTTTTCTTCCCAAAATAACAATGGTTGGTGTCTCTACTGGTGAATCAGGGGACACGAGTAAAGCCaatttaaaaaagacaatGGAAGATTTGACTAGAGAACTAGAGAATATAGATCAGGGTAATCCTACTAGTCCTAACGAGTACGAATTCGACAACGAAGAACGTGATCCATTATTTGTTGCAAATGTCAGTCATTTCTGCTCTGGTTCGGCACGGTGGGATCATAGGTAA